A section of the Candidatus Baltobacteraceae bacterium genome encodes:
- a CDS encoding dienelactone hydrolase family protein: MIRLIPNMSFEDTHETDPGNATSLSLNRGAFVGIAAAAGSGIAATAVARAQTTLGQPHPPLVAEDDPAISTDRVELRRPDAVVPAYAAWPVKAPVNVPSVVVIMHIWGVDTSIRDVVRRLGKAGIAAIAPDLYARFGAPSGDGSTDIATFRPYASQLDRKQYDGDIRAAALWLSTKFSSTKTGVLGFCMGGHIALIQALDNADVFSTVCPFYGSLKDIDPDKIHMPVCGSYGARDTSISADDVRTFRSLLHVPNDIRVYNTAGHAFFDDQRASYVAAAATDAWKRTVDFLLEQLGSKNR, translated from the coding sequence ATGATACGTTTGATTCCGAACATGTCGTTTGAAGACACGCACGAGACCGATCCGGGCAACGCCACGTCGCTCTCGCTGAACCGAGGCGCTTTCGTCGGCATCGCCGCCGCCGCCGGTTCCGGAATCGCTGCGACGGCCGTTGCTCGCGCGCAAACCACGCTCGGACAGCCGCATCCGCCGCTCGTCGCCGAAGACGATCCCGCGATTTCGACCGATCGCGTGGAGCTGCGCCGTCCCGATGCAGTCGTTCCGGCCTACGCCGCGTGGCCCGTGAAGGCGCCGGTGAACGTTCCGTCCGTCGTCGTCATCATGCATATCTGGGGCGTCGACACGTCGATCCGCGACGTCGTTCGGCGCTTGGGAAAGGCCGGGATCGCCGCCATCGCTCCCGATCTCTACGCGCGCTTCGGCGCGCCCAGCGGTGACGGAAGTACCGACATCGCTACCTTCCGGCCTTACGCGTCGCAGCTCGACCGCAAGCAGTACGACGGGGACATTCGCGCGGCCGCGTTGTGGCTCTCGACGAAGTTTTCTTCGACCAAGACCGGCGTGCTGGGATTTTGCATGGGGGGTCACATCGCGTTGATTCAAGCGCTCGACAATGCCGACGTCTTTAGCACCGTATGTCCGTTTTACGGATCGCTCAAAGACATCGATCCCGATAAGATTCACATGCCGGTCTGCGGCAGTTACGGCGCGCGCGATACCAGCATCTCGGCCGACGACGTGCGAACGTTCCGAAGCTTGCTGCACGTTCCCAACGACATTCGCGTCTACAATACGGCCGGTCACGCGTTCTTCGACGACCAGCGCGCGTCGTACGTGGCGGCCGCGGCGACCGATGCCTGGAAGCGGACCGTCGATTTTCTCCTCGAGCAGCTCGGGAGCAAGAACCGATGA
- a CDS encoding DNA recombination protein RmuC, giving the protein MSAAMFWTGMAFLFGAFLGAVVAWLAARAENAALRATLAETRVTAERTVEALLERAKNELRDATAQRASERVGELVAPVAERLGEFDRLIQELEARRQHDSGSLREQIEHLLGRAEKLESATTNLTTQTSTLVTALRNPTSRGKWGEMQLRNVVEKAGMLPYCDFTEQQTVAIEEARLRPDMTVNLPGERCVFIDAKAPIDAMQAALEAIDDDARRALIKRHARALRDHVDSLARRQYQTAKGSADYVVMFVPGEAFLSAACNEDPALIEYALDKGVLVSGPLSLISLLRTFAMGWQALRQEENAKRIATIGKVLYERALKFAEHLADVRKHLEKSVNSFNDAIGSYETRLLSQGRKLKDEAALAGDDLPDIPPIDVVPRSVSALDTATTAKRLPRAQQLFAANDE; this is encoded by the coding sequence ATGAGCGCCGCGATGTTTTGGACCGGCATGGCGTTTCTCTTCGGCGCGTTTTTGGGAGCCGTCGTGGCGTGGCTGGCGGCTCGCGCCGAAAACGCCGCCCTGCGCGCAACGCTCGCGGAGACGAGGGTCACGGCCGAACGCACCGTCGAGGCGCTGCTCGAGCGCGCGAAAAACGAGCTGCGCGACGCGACCGCGCAGCGCGCGAGCGAGCGCGTCGGCGAGCTCGTCGCTCCCGTCGCGGAACGTTTGGGCGAGTTCGACCGGCTGATTCAAGAGCTCGAAGCGCGCCGGCAGCACGACTCGGGCAGCCTGCGCGAGCAGATCGAGCATCTGCTGGGACGTGCCGAGAAGCTCGAGAGCGCGACGACGAATCTGACGACGCAAACGTCGACGCTCGTTACCGCGCTGCGCAATCCGACGTCGCGCGGAAAATGGGGCGAGATGCAGCTTCGCAACGTCGTCGAGAAGGCGGGCATGCTGCCCTACTGCGACTTTACCGAGCAGCAGACCGTTGCAATCGAAGAAGCGCGCCTGCGCCCCGACATGACCGTCAATCTTCCCGGCGAGCGCTGCGTTTTCATCGACGCCAAAGCACCCATCGACGCCATGCAGGCGGCGCTCGAAGCGATCGACGACGACGCGCGCCGTGCGCTGATCAAGCGGCACGCGCGCGCGCTCCGCGACCACGTCGATTCGCTGGCGCGGCGGCAGTATCAAACGGCGAAGGGATCCGCCGACTACGTCGTGATGTTCGTTCCCGGCGAAGCGTTCCTCAGCGCTGCGTGCAATGAAGATCCGGCCCTCATCGAGTACGCGCTCGACAAGGGCGTGCTCGTCTCGGGGCCGCTTTCGCTCATCAGCCTTCTGCGCACGTTCGCGATGGGCTGGCAAGCGCTGCGCCAAGAAGAGAACGCCAAACGAATCGCGACCATCGGTAAAGTGCTCTACGAACGCGCTTTGAAGTTCGCCGAGCATCTCGCCGACGTGCGCAAACATCTCGAGAAATCCGTAAACTCGTTCAACGACGCCATCGGCTCCTACGAAACGCGACTGCTGTCGCAAGGGCGCAAGCTCAAAGACGAAGCCGCGCTCGCCGGTGACGACCTTCCCGACATTCCGCCGATCGACGTCGTTCCGCGCAGCGTCAGCGCGCTCGACACCGCGACGACGGCAAAGCGTCTGCCGCGCGCTCAACAACTCTTCGCGGCCAACGATGAATGA
- a CDS encoding PilZ domain-containing protein — protein MNDEPVVSLEYETTVSARGIAPANAVVEQIDGSQCRLRTVVLFDVGETIEFSLRSSGRGEVIVRGTVAAYEIKGHRFVYAMRLDRMSANEIAALRKVVDALDALDKLADGADLETPAAIDDLMRSCARIPVDFDVTFRTPASDFKAAKAVDISRTGLLMSCAEVLAPGSPIEVRFTIPGRRAREVTLGARVVTRQEPHRGSFLYGLALTSVNDKERGLLDGYVNGASQTPP, from the coding sequence ATGAATGACGAACCGGTCGTCTCGCTAGAGTACGAGACGACGGTCAGCGCGCGCGGCATCGCTCCGGCCAACGCAGTGGTCGAGCAGATCGACGGCTCGCAATGCCGGCTGCGGACGGTCGTCTTGTTCGACGTGGGGGAGACGATCGAGTTTTCGTTGCGTTCGAGCGGCAGGGGCGAAGTGATCGTTCGAGGCACGGTTGCGGCGTACGAAATCAAAGGCCATCGCTTCGTCTACGCCATGCGATTGGACCGGATGAGCGCAAACGAGATCGCCGCGCTGAGAAAGGTCGTCGACGCGCTGGACGCACTCGACAAACTTGCCGATGGAGCCGATCTGGAAACGCCGGCAGCGATAGACGATTTGATGCGAAGCTGCGCGCGCATTCCGGTGGACTTCGACGTCACCTTTCGCACGCCGGCGTCGGACTTCAAGGCGGCGAAGGCCGTCGACATTTCGCGAACCGGCCTGCTCATGAGCTGCGCCGAGGTGCTCGCACCGGGTTCGCCCATCGAAGTTCGGTTTACCATTCCGGGGCGCCGGGCGAGGGAAGTCACGCTCGGAGCGCGCGTCGTAACGCGCCAGGAACCCCACCGAGGCTCGTTTTTGTACGGCTTGGCGCTGACCTCCGTCAACGACAAAGAGCGCGGGCTGCTCGACGGCTACGTCAACGGGGCTTCGCAAACGCCACCCTAG